The Pseudomonas solani genome segment CCTTCCGAAGAGGACATCGCCCTGGTCAGCGAGGCCATCGACGCCATCGACCGGCTGCTCGACGGCCTGCCGCAACGGGTGCGCCGCGCTTTCCTGCTCAACCGCCTCGATGGCATGCCGCAGCAGGCCATCGCCGATCACCTGGGGGTTTCCCTGGCCACCGTCGAGCGTGACCTGCGCCGTGCCTTCGAGCACTGCCTGAGCGCGAACCCGGAGCTGCCATGAGCCACGCCGAACTCGACCTGCACACCCGCACCGCCATCGACTGGATGCTGCGCCTGGACCCGGGCCGGGTGACCAACCACGACCGCCAGGACTTCAAGCGCTGGCTGGCTGACGACCCGGCCCACCTGGTGGCCTGGCAACGGGTCAGCGGCCTGCTGCAGCAACCCCTGGCCGATCTGCAGGGCGCCGAAGTGCGCAGCCCCGGGCAACTGCGTGCCGCCAGCCGGGCGCTCTCTGCCCCCGATTCGCCACAGCGGCGCAAGCTGCTGCGCGGCGGCCTGGCCTTGCTGGTGCTGGGCGCCGGCAGCGGTGCGCTGGTCAACCGTGTGACCCCCTTGGCGGGCCTCACCGCCGATGTGCACACCGCCACCGGCGAGCGCCGCACCCTGCAGTTGGAGGACGGCAGCCGGCTGGTGCTCAACGCCCGCAGTTCGGTGGATATCCGCTTCGACGGTGCGCGCCGCCTGGTGCGCCTGCGCGAGGGCGAGCTGCTGGCCAGCGTGGCGGCCGACGCCACCCGACCCTTCATCATCGCCACCGCCCAGGGCGAAGTCCGCGCGCTGGGCACGCGCTTCCTGGTGCGCCAGGAGGAATCGCGCAGCCTGGTCTGCGTGCAGGAACACCGCGTGCGCATCGACTGCCATGGCGGGCAGCACGGCGAGCTGGGCGAAGGCCAGGCGGCCTGGTTCGGCGCCTCGGGCATCCAGCCGGCCCCTGCCAGCCTGCTGACCCGCGCGGCCTGGGTGGATGGGCGCGTGGAGGTCAACGACGAGCCCCTGGGCTACCTGGTCGAGGCCCTGCGCCCCTACCATCGCGGCCTGCTGCGCATCAGCCCGGAAGCCGCGCAGGTGCGGGTGTTTGGCGTGTTCCCCCTGGACGACAGTGGCGCCGCCCTGCAATCCCTGGCCGAAACCATGCCGGTGCGCGTGCGCCGCTACGGCCCCTGGCTGACCCTGGTCGATCGCGCCTGATCGCCCATGGAGTGGCTCCGTGCGTAGGGTGGATGACGCTCTTTTCATCCACCAGCGGTGTTGCCTGCGAGCACGAAATGGTGGACGGGTGAAGCGTCGTTCACCCTACGGCTGGCGCGCGTGGATTCGGTCGGTGGGTAGGGTGGATGACGCTTTTTTCACCCACCAAAGGGCGCCAAAGACGGGCTCGAAAGCGCGGCCATCGAGCAAATGCAAAAAATTCGCAAAAACGATGAGGGGTTTATGCGCCTCGTTGGACATGGATAGGGCAAACCCGACACACAGAACAAGGAGCCCTTCATGTCGTCCCCCCTTCTGCGCCCTGGCCTGCTGGCCCTGGCAATCGCTCTCGCCAGCGCCGGCCAGCCGCTCGTGGCCCTGGCCGAGTCCAGCACCAGCCAGGCTGCCGTGCGCAGCTATGACATCCCTGCCGGCCCGCTGGGCGAGACCCTGGCACGCATCTCCCGAGAGAGCGGCCGCACCCTCTCCGCTGATCCGGCGCTGGTCCAGGGCAAGCGGGCACCGGCGGTGCGCGGCCAGTTCTCGGCCGAGCAGGCGATGCAGCAGGCGTTGGCAGGCAGCGGGCTGGCACTGATCGTCACGGGCGGCGGCACGCTGTCGCTGGTGCCCATGGCAAAGGGTGAGGGGCTGGAGCTGGGTGCAACGACCATCACCAGCTCGCTGCTGGGCGATACCACCGAGGGCACCGGTTCCTACACCACGGGTTCGACCCGCACCGCCACCAAGTTGCCGCTGTCCATCCGCGAGACGCCGCAATCGGTCAGCGTGATCACCAGCCAGCGCATCCGCGATCAGGAAATGGTCAGCCTGGAAGACGTGCTGACCCAGGCTCCCGGTGTGCTCTACAAGAAGAAGAGCAACTCCTCGGACGAGGAAGTGGGCATCTTTTCCCGTGGCATGAAGATCGAGAACTTCCAGGTCGACGGCATCCCCACGGTCTTCGAACCCTCCATGAGCAGTCAGTCCAACGACATGGCGGTGTATGACCGGGTCGAGATCGTGCGCGGCGCCACCGGCCTGCTCAGTGGCATCGGCCAGCCTTCCGCCACCATCAACATGGTGCGCAAGCGCCCGACCCGCGAGTTCGCCGCGTCGGTCCAGGGCAGCGCCGGCTCCTGGGACAACTACCGCACCGAGGTGGATGTCTCCGGCCCGATGAACGAGCAAGGCACCCTGCGCGGCCGCCTGGTGGGCGCCTACCAGACCGCCAACTCCTTCACCGACCGCCTCAGCACCGAGCGCCAGGTGGCCTATGGCGTGATCGAGGCGGACCTGAGCGAGCGCGATACCGTCAGCTTCGGCATCGACTACCAGGTGCGCAACTGCGACGCCTGCGGCTATTTCGGCTTCCCGGCCTTCTACAGCAATGGCCAGCGCACCGACTTCAAGCGCTCCTTCAACTCGGCCGCCGACTGGAGCTACGCGGATCGCCAGCGCACCTCGATCTTCGGTACCTACGAGCACCGCTTCGATAACGAGTGGATGGCCAAGGTCGCCGTCACCAACGTGCGTGACGACAACGACGTCGAGTACGGCTGGTTCAGCAGCAATGGCTACCCCAATCAGCAGACCGGTGCGGGCACCAGCCTGTATTTCGCCAAGTGGCCGAGCAAGCCCGAGCAGAACTCGGTGGATGCCTATGCCTCCGGTCCCTTCAACCTGTTCGGCCGCGAGCACGAGCTGGTGGTGGGCGCCAGCGCCATGCGTTACCGCAGCAACACCGGTGCCTACCCGCTGTGGGTGGATCGCAGCGGCAGCGGCTGGGACCCGACCATTCCCAACGTCTTCGAATGGCGCGGCGACATCTCCAAGCCGCCGTTCAACCGCATCGGCGACCTGGAGTACAGCCAGCGCCAGTACGCGGCCTACAGCACGGCCCGCTTCAAGCTCACCGATGACCTGTCGCTGATCCTCGGCAGCCGCCTGAGCTACTTCAAGGTCGACCAGACATCCGCCTATTACGGCTATGACCCGATCTCCCTGAAGAAGCGCGAGAACGGCGAGCTCACGCCATACGCCGGCATCGTCTACGACCTGGACGACAACCACTCGGTCTACGCCAGCTACACCAGCATCTACAAACCGCAGTCGAGCAGGACCGTCGAAGGGAAATTCATGGACCCCACCGAAGGCGACAGCTACGAAGTGGGGGCGAAGGGCGAGTACTACGACGGCCGGCTCAACCTCACCGCTGCGCTGTTCGAGTCCAAGCTGAGCAACTACGCGGTCGGCACCGGGCTGTACGACGCCTTCGACAACGAGATGGTGGCGCCCGCGAAGATCAAGATCAAAGGCCTGGAGCTCGAAGTCGCCGGTGAACTCATGCCGGGCTGGCAAGTGCAGGCGGCCTACAGCCACGTGAACACCTACTACCCGCAAGGCGTCGATGTGAACGTCGGTTTCCCACGGAACAACGTCAAGCTCTTCACCACCTACGACCTGACCGGGGACCTGAACCGTCTCACCCTCGGCGGCGGCGTGCGTTGGGAAAGCGCGACCCGCTACGGCAATACCCAGGTGATCCCCGGCACCACCTTGCAAGCCAAGCAGGGCAGCTACGCCCTGGTGGACCTGCTGGCGCGCTACCGCTTCGACGAGCACTTCACCGGCACCCTCAACGTCAACAACCTGTTCGACAAGGAGTACTACGCCAGCACCAGCGTCTACAGCGACCTCTACGGTGAGCCGCGCAGCCTGACCGCTTCGCTGCGCTGGGAATATTGATCGCAGCCGCTCAGGCCCCGGGCTGAAGCCCGGGCTATGGCGTGACGCTGTGCGTAGGGTGGAGGTCGCTTTTTACCTCCACCAGCGGTGTTGCCGGTGAGTTCGCTTGGTGGACGGGTGAAGCGTCGTCCACCCTACGGCTGGCGTGCACGGAGTTGGCCCGTGGGTAGGGTGGATGACGCTTTTTTCATCCACCAGCGGTGCCGCCGGCACGCACCGGGTCGGCCTGTGTGTAGGGTGGGCCGGGCGGCGCTCCGTTTCAGCCCACCGATTGCCGATTGCGCGCCCTCAGAGCCCCTTGATCTGCTTGTAGTCCAACTCGGCGGTGTGGCCGGCGCCGAGGTCGAGCAGCACGTAGAACTCGCCATCCGGGCGGGGGAAGGTGAAGCGCGAATCCGCGCCGAGCTTGCCGGCAACCAGTACCTTTTCGTCGTAGCCGATCACGTCCAGGGTCACGTCCGGGGCGGCGCTGCCGTTGGAGAGGCCGCCGGTGCAGCGGATCTGCCCTTCGGCGATGGCTTCGCACTCGACGAAGGCGTTGTGGGCGAAGGCGGCGGGGGTGGCGAGCAGCAGGGCGCTCGCCAGCAGGGTGGGGTAAAGGGGCTTCACAGCGTGTCTCCATTGCGGGCCAGCCATTCGATCATCGACGGCGAGACTTCCTTCAGGGGGATGGACGCCTGGTGCACGCTGCCGTCCCAGCCTTCCACGGTCAGCCACAGGGCGTCGTCGGCGGTGGTGCCCGGCGGAATGCGTACTTCGGCGAACAGCCGGTAGGGGCTGCCGGACAGCAGCGAACCGGCGGCGCGCAGGCTGCGTGGCTTGCCGATGCGCAGGTAGGCGGCCTTCACCTGGCCGATACACTCGGCGCAGAAGGCCAGGGTGATCTCCTTCATGTAGCCGGCCTTGCCGTCGCGTTGCGGCTCGTGCAGCTCCCATTCGGCGATGCGTGCGCTCCAGGGGCCGACCGGGTATTCGCCGATCACCCGCTCGCCCAGGCCCTGCAGGCCACGGTCGAGGCTGACGTCATGGAAGTAGGCGGGCATGAAGCCCAGCGGGATCAGCACCAGCAGCGCGCTGAGGTGGAAGCGCCACTTGAGCCACAGGCGTTTGAAGCGGGATTCGGGAATCAGGGCTGCGTTGCTCATTCGGTCGCCTCCACGGCGGTGGCGGCGGGTGTCGGGCGGGGTTTGCGCTTGAGTGCCTTGGCGGTGGCGATCACCGTGCGCTTGCTCCAGATGAGCAGGCCGCTGAGCACCATCATGCTCAGCAGCAGGCCGAAGAAGAACCAGATCATCTTCACCCAGATGCCGCCGAAGTCACCGGTGTGCAGCGGGCGCATGGACTCGGTGACGAACTCCAGGGGCGTGCGGTCGGCGAGCAGGCGCGACCCCACCAGTTCGCCCGTGTAGGGGTT includes the following:
- a CDS encoding TonB-dependent siderophore receptor — translated: MSSPLLRPGLLALAIALASAGQPLVALAESSTSQAAVRSYDIPAGPLGETLARISRESGRTLSADPALVQGKRAPAVRGQFSAEQAMQQALAGSGLALIVTGGGTLSLVPMAKGEGLELGATTITSSLLGDTTEGTGSYTTGSTRTATKLPLSIRETPQSVSVITSQRIRDQEMVSLEDVLTQAPGVLYKKKSNSSDEEVGIFSRGMKIENFQVDGIPTVFEPSMSSQSNDMAVYDRVEIVRGATGLLSGIGQPSATINMVRKRPTREFAASVQGSAGSWDNYRTEVDVSGPMNEQGTLRGRLVGAYQTANSFTDRLSTERQVAYGVIEADLSERDTVSFGIDYQVRNCDACGYFGFPAFYSNGQRTDFKRSFNSAADWSYADRQRTSIFGTYEHRFDNEWMAKVAVTNVRDDNDVEYGWFSSNGYPNQQTGAGTSLYFAKWPSKPEQNSVDAYASGPFNLFGREHELVVGASAMRYRSNTGAYPLWVDRSGSGWDPTIPNVFEWRGDISKPPFNRIGDLEYSQRQYAAYSTARFKLTDDLSLILGSRLSYFKVDQTSAYYGYDPISLKKRENGELTPYAGIVYDLDDNHSVYASYTSIYKPQSSRTVEGKFMDPTEGDSYEVGAKGEYYDGRLNLTAALFESKLSNYAVGTGLYDAFDNEMVAPAKIKIKGLELEVAGELMPGWQVQAAYSHVNTYYPQGVDVNVGFPRNNVKLFTTYDLTGDLNRLTLGGGVRWESATRYGNTQVIPGTTLQAKQGSYALVDLLARYRFDEHFTGTLNVNNLFDKEYYASTSVYSDLYGEPRSLTASLRWEY
- a CDS encoding FecR family protein, producing the protein MSHAELDLHTRTAIDWMLRLDPGRVTNHDRQDFKRWLADDPAHLVAWQRVSGLLQQPLADLQGAEVRSPGQLRAASRALSAPDSPQRRKLLRGGLALLVLGAGSGALVNRVTPLAGLTADVHTATGERRTLQLEDGSRLVLNARSSVDIRFDGARRLVRLREGELLASVAADATRPFIIATAQGEVRALGTRFLVRQEESRSLVCVQEHRVRIDCHGGQHGELGEGQAAWFGASGIQPAPASLLTRAAWVDGRVEVNDEPLGYLVEALRPYHRGLLRISPEAAQVRVFGVFPLDDSGAALQSLAETMPVRVRRYGPWLTLVDRA
- a CDS encoding thiamine pyrophosphate-binding protein, with amino-acid sequence MSNAALIPESRFKRLWLKWRFHLSALLVLIPLGFMPAYFHDVSLDRGLQGLGERVIGEYPVGPWSARIAEWELHEPQRDGKAGYMKEITLAFCAECIGQVKAAYLRIGKPRSLRAAGSLLSGSPYRLFAEVRIPPGTTADDALWLTVEGWDGSVHQASIPLKEVSPSMIEWLARNGDTL